A stretch of the Actinotalea sp. JY-7876 genome encodes the following:
- a CDS encoding DinB family protein — MASFTGSDDLRGAEFRGVDLTGARLVNCDLSGAVIRGADVAGAEIDAPWLYDGSLVVNGVDVAPLVDAELNRRFPGRGERYAQDPDGLRAAWAALERTWEGTIERAASMPAGTVDAQVDGEWSFAQTLRHLVMATDTWLGRGILEREQPYHPVGQPNGEYETDGYDMSGFSLQAPSYAEVLEARADRVAMVRDFLAGVTSSDLDVPRSNPWGPDQPETTRSCLHVILEEVWEHHRYAVRDLDAIAADPSLTP, encoded by the coding sequence ATGGCGTCCTTCACCGGGTCGGACGACCTGCGCGGCGCGGAGTTCCGCGGCGTCGACCTCACGGGCGCCCGGCTCGTGAACTGCGACCTGTCCGGGGCGGTGATCCGCGGCGCCGACGTCGCCGGTGCCGAGATCGACGCCCCGTGGCTGTACGACGGCTCGCTGGTGGTCAACGGCGTCGACGTCGCGCCGTTGGTCGACGCGGAGCTGAACCGGCGCTTCCCCGGCCGCGGCGAGCGATACGCGCAGGACCCGGACGGCCTGCGTGCTGCCTGGGCGGCGCTCGAGCGGACCTGGGAGGGAACCATCGAGCGCGCCGCGTCGATGCCGGCGGGGACCGTGGACGCCCAGGTCGACGGCGAGTGGTCCTTCGCCCAGACGCTCCGGCACCTCGTGATGGCGACGGACACCTGGCTCGGCCGCGGGATCCTCGAGCGGGAGCAGCCGTACCACCCGGTCGGCCAGCCCAACGGCGAGTACGAGACCGACGGCTACGACATGTCCGGGTTCTCCCTGCAGGCGCCGTCGTACGCGGAGGTGCTCGAGGCCCGGGCGGACCGGGTCGCGATGGTGCGCGACTTCCTCGCCGGCGTGACGTCGTCGGACCTCGACGTCCCGCGCAGCAACCCCTGGGGGCCCGACCAGCCCGAGACCACGCGCTCGTGCCTTCACGTGATCCTCGAGGAGGTGTGGGAGCACCACCGCTACGCCGTGCGCGACCTAGACGCGATCGCGGCGGACCCGTCCCTCACCCCCTGA
- a CDS encoding YdeI family protein, whose translation MAIELPELVVPDAAAWRAWLQDNHASADGVWLALTRKGGTVTSLTYEQAVLECLCFGWIDGQARSRDAESSFQRMTPRRARSRWSAINVERVGRLEAEGRMTPAGRAQVDAARADGRWDTAYAGPATIEVPEDLLAALAAEPRAQAWWDVLTSGNRYAILYPIGAVKRAETRERKIAEFVAALAEGRTPHPQRRRPENA comes from the coding sequence ATGGCCATCGAGCTGCCGGAGCTGGTCGTGCCCGACGCCGCCGCGTGGCGCGCCTGGTTGCAGGACAACCACGCGTCCGCCGACGGCGTCTGGCTCGCGCTGACGCGCAAGGGCGGCACCGTCACCTCGCTCACCTACGAGCAGGCCGTGCTGGAGTGCCTCTGCTTCGGCTGGATCGACGGCCAGGCGCGGTCGCGCGACGCCGAGTCGTCGTTCCAGCGCATGACGCCGCGGCGCGCGCGCTCCCGGTGGTCCGCGATCAACGTCGAGCGGGTCGGCCGGCTGGAGGCCGAGGGCCGAATGACCCCGGCCGGACGCGCGCAGGTCGACGCCGCCCGGGCGGACGGCCGCTGGGACACCGCGTACGCCGGTCCGGCGACGATCGAGGTCCCCGAGGACCTCCTGGCGGCCCTCGCCGCCGAGCCGCGCGCCCAGGCCTGGTGGGACGTCCTGACCTCCGGTAACCGGTACGCGATCCTCTACCCGATCGGCGCCGTCAAGCGGGCCGAGACCCGCGAGCGCAAGATCGCCGAGTTCGTCGCGGCGCTCGCCGAGGGCCGCACGCCCCACCCCCAGCGCCGCCGACCCGAGAACGCCTGA
- a CDS encoding EAL domain-containing protein produces the protein MARRQRSEAEHQVATLLRQAREALGLSVSFLTRIQGDTQIMEVVDTSLPVFLSDGARQRRDTTLCKTVLDGDAPEVMPDIRDHPAAMKQPAARFAHFRSYVSVPVTLSDGRLYGTFCAAGLTPERNLSERDAALLKVLASAAAMIIEPGVRERERREAIEHRLVPMMRAGGPRILLQPIVDLGTGLRTGAEALARFPADWRTTPDVVFAEAHDVDLGERLELLALERAAEHLAAIEGHLALNVSPAVLLSRACARFLRRLPLDRVVLELSEHSPVEDYDALRSALAGPRAAGMRLAIDDVGAGFASLRHIVLCAPDVIKLDRSIVDGVSADPVLTTLVEALVAFAHGNGTTVVAEGVETAADVAALRQLRVDEAQGWYFGRPGPADALAPLAPGVPTPRAAARS, from the coding sequence GTGGCGCGGCGACAGAGGTCCGAGGCGGAGCACCAGGTCGCAACGCTGCTGCGCCAGGCGCGGGAGGCGCTCGGACTGAGCGTCTCGTTCCTCACGAGGATCCAGGGCGACACGCAGATCATGGAAGTCGTCGACACCTCGCTGCCCGTCTTCCTGAGCGACGGCGCACGGCAGCGCCGCGACACCACGCTCTGCAAGACCGTGCTCGACGGCGACGCGCCGGAGGTCATGCCCGACATCCGCGACCACCCGGCCGCGATGAAGCAACCCGCGGCACGGTTCGCGCACTTCCGGAGCTACGTCTCGGTGCCAGTGACGCTGAGCGACGGACGGCTCTACGGCACGTTCTGCGCCGCCGGCCTCACCCCCGAGCGCAACCTCTCCGAGCGCGACGCGGCCCTGCTCAAGGTCCTCGCGTCCGCCGCCGCGATGATCATCGAGCCCGGCGTCCGCGAGCGCGAGCGCCGCGAGGCCATCGAGCACCGCCTGGTCCCGATGATGCGGGCCGGCGGACCGAGGATCCTCCTGCAGCCGATCGTCGACCTCGGGACCGGCCTGCGCACCGGCGCGGAGGCGCTGGCGCGCTTCCCGGCCGACTGGCGGACCACGCCCGACGTCGTCTTCGCCGAGGCCCACGACGTGGACCTGGGCGAGCGCCTCGAGCTGCTCGCGCTCGAGCGGGCCGCGGAGCACCTCGCTGCGATCGAGGGGCACCTCGCCCTCAACGTGTCGCCGGCGGTCCTGCTCTCGCGAGCGTGCGCGCGCTTCCTGCGGCGGTTGCCGCTGGACCGGGTCGTCCTGGAGCTGTCCGAGCACTCCCCGGTCGAGGACTACGACGCCCTGCGCTCGGCCCTCGCCGGGCCCCGCGCGGCCGGCATGCGGCTCGCGATCGACGACGTCGGCGCGGGTTTCGCGTCCCTGCGCCACATCGTCCTGTGCGCCCCGGACGTCATCAAGCTGGACCGGAGCATCGTCGACGGCGTCAGCGCCGACCCGGTGCTGACCACGCTCGTCGAGGCGCTCGTGGCGTTCGCCCACGGGAACGGCACGACGGTCGTCGCGGAGGGTGTCGAGACCGCGGCCGACGTCGCGGCGCTGCGACAGCTGCGCGTCGACGAGGCCCAGGGCTGGTACTTCGGCCGCCCCGGCCCCGCGGACGCTCTCGCGCCCCTCGCCCCCGGTGTCCCCACGCCGCGCGCGGCCGCCCGCTCCTGA
- a CDS encoding PadR family transcriptional regulator yields the protein MAAPETRLLVLGAVRLFEPVNGYQIRRELMSWGVGDWAHVLPGSVYSSLATLAKQGHLERADLQDGGRSVAVYTTTPSGREELSRLFEHALTTVDPLNPLPVHTAMSMCLLFPRDVVREHLATRASRLDAHVEALRRAHATADVTSPPHVERVLELQLGLAELERTWVRDLVDVVARGGLAFAGEPMRWQPAADDPGWQMAADQARYRALLRTRAG from the coding sequence ATGGCGGCGCCCGAGACCCGGCTCCTGGTGCTGGGGGCCGTGCGCCTGTTCGAGCCGGTCAACGGCTACCAGATCCGCCGCGAGCTCATGTCGTGGGGCGTCGGCGACTGGGCCCACGTCCTGCCGGGATCGGTGTACTCGAGCCTGGCGACGCTGGCCAAGCAGGGCCACCTGGAGCGGGCGGACCTGCAGGACGGCGGCCGCTCGGTCGCGGTCTACACGACGACGCCGTCGGGGCGCGAGGAGCTCTCCCGGCTCTTCGAGCACGCGTTGACGACCGTCGACCCGCTCAACCCGCTGCCCGTGCACACGGCCATGAGCATGTGCTTGCTCTTCCCGCGCGACGTCGTGCGGGAGCACCTCGCCACGCGCGCCTCGCGGCTCGACGCCCACGTCGAGGCCCTGCGGCGGGCGCACGCCACGGCGGACGTCACCTCGCCACCGCACGTCGAGCGCGTCCTCGAGCTCCAGCTGGGACTCGCCGAGCTCGAGCGCACCTGGGTGCGTGACCTCGTCGACGTCGTCGCGCGCGGCGGCCTCGCGTTCGCCGGGGAGCCGATGCGCTGGCAGCCCGCGGCGGACGACCCGGGGTGGCAGATGGCCGCCGACCAGGCCCGATACCGGGCCCTGCTCAGGACGCGCGCCGGCTGA
- a CDS encoding ATP-binding cassette domain-containing protein — MIEARGLVQTFLARQGRTKSEVRAVDGVDLDVAEGEVVGFLGPNGAGKTTTLRMLTTLLRPTEGTARVAGYDVVRESVQVRRSIGYVSQSGGAYSGARAGDEVVDHGMLYGLPKSVVERRGRHLFEQMDLPGLWTRMPKNMSGGQKRRLDVVMGLIHEPQLVFLDEPTTGLDPQARANLWEHIRGLRDRLGVTVLLTTHYLDEADALSDRIVIIDRGRIVASDTADNLKAQVAGDLVELELVDATLASRAAERLAALAGTTVEVDGNHVRGRVPRAGRTLQGFLRDLDTSGIGLESIGVLRPTLDDVFLALTGRSLRDAESATEPTGGTDAGAGEPDLEPAAAGASTGAPAATPTTPGADR, encoded by the coding sequence ATGATCGAGGCACGAGGGCTGGTCCAGACGTTCCTGGCCCGCCAGGGCAGGACCAAGAGCGAGGTGCGCGCGGTCGACGGCGTGGACCTCGACGTCGCGGAGGGCGAGGTCGTCGGCTTCCTCGGCCCGAACGGCGCCGGCAAGACGACGACGCTGCGCATGCTCACGACGCTCCTGCGCCCGACCGAGGGCACGGCGCGCGTGGCGGGCTACGACGTGGTCCGCGAGTCGGTGCAGGTCCGGCGGAGCATCGGCTACGTCTCGCAGTCGGGCGGCGCCTACAGCGGCGCCCGGGCCGGTGACGAGGTGGTCGACCACGGGATGCTCTACGGCCTGCCCAAGTCGGTCGTCGAGCGGCGCGGTCGCCACCTGTTCGAGCAGATGGACCTGCCCGGGCTGTGGACCCGCATGCCCAAGAACATGTCCGGGGGGCAGAAGCGGCGGCTCGACGTGGTCATGGGGCTCATCCACGAGCCGCAGCTCGTCTTCCTCGACGAGCCGACGACGGGGCTCGACCCCCAAGCGCGCGCCAACCTGTGGGAGCACATCCGAGGCCTGCGCGACCGCCTCGGCGTGACGGTCCTGCTCACGACCCACTACCTCGACGAGGCCGACGCGCTCTCGGACCGCATCGTCATCATCGACCGCGGCCGCATCGTCGCGTCCGACACGGCCGACAACCTCAAGGCGCAGGTCGCCGGGGACCTCGTCGAGCTCGAGCTCGTGGACGCCACGCTCGCGTCCCGGGCGGCGGAGCGTCTCGCGGCACTCGCCGGCACCACCGTCGAGGTGGACGGCAACCACGTGCGCGGCCGCGTGCCGCGTGCCGGCCGGACGCTCCAGGGCTTCCTGCGGGACCTCGACACGTCGGGCATCGGCCTCGAGTCGATCGGCGTGCTCCGACCGACGCTCGACGACGTCTTCCTCGCCCTCACCGGGCGCAGCCTGCGCGACGCCGAGTCCGCCACCGAGCCGACGGGCGGCACCGACGCCGGCGCCGGCGAGCCCGACCTCGAGCCGGCCGCCGCCGGCGCGAGCACCGGCGCGCCCGCCGCGACACCGACCACGCCAGGAGCCGACCGATGA
- a CDS encoding ABC transporter permease, which translates to MTATAPALSADLAVPGGTPSSFFRESVIVFRRQLRMNLRNPAWVIIGMLQPILYLLLFGPLLEPLIGQFGATNAYTFFVPGMLVQLGVFGAFFAGFSLIGEWREGVIEAERVTPASRTALLVGRLYRDLLQLFVQALILVGLGYLLGMVASGGGIVLGVVLTLLLGGACAAASNALALTTKSEDVMAPVINMVMMPVLLLSGILLPMTIGPAWLQSASDFMPIRHVVDGVRSSFAGDFASSGLVWGTAWSIVMFVLAVWWGTATFRRENA; encoded by the coding sequence ATGACCGCCACCGCACCCGCCCTCTCCGCCGACCTCGCCGTGCCGGGCGGCACGCCGTCGTCGTTCTTCCGGGAGAGCGTCATCGTGTTCCGCCGCCAGCTGCGGATGAACCTGCGCAACCCGGCGTGGGTGATCATCGGGATGCTGCAGCCGATCCTCTACCTGCTGCTCTTCGGGCCCCTCCTCGAGCCGCTCATCGGGCAGTTCGGGGCGACGAACGCGTACACGTTCTTCGTGCCGGGCATGCTCGTCCAGCTCGGCGTCTTCGGCGCCTTCTTCGCGGGGTTCAGCCTGATCGGCGAGTGGCGCGAGGGCGTCATCGAGGCGGAGCGGGTGACGCCGGCCAGCCGCACGGCGCTGCTGGTCGGCCGCCTCTACCGCGACCTGCTCCAGCTCTTCGTGCAGGCGCTGATCCTGGTGGGCCTCGGGTACCTGCTCGGGATGGTCGCGTCCGGCGGGGGCATCGTGCTCGGCGTGGTCCTCACCCTCCTGCTGGGCGGGGCGTGCGCAGCGGCGTCCAACGCGCTCGCGCTGACCACCAAGTCCGAGGACGTCATGGCCCCGGTCATCAACATGGTGATGATGCCGGTCCTCCTGCTCTCGGGGATCCTGCTGCCGATGACCATCGGCCCGGCGTGGCTGCAGAGCGCGAGCGACTTCATGCCGATCCGGCACGTCGTCGACGGGGTGCGCTCCTCCTTCGCCGGCGACTTCGCGAGCTCCGGCCTGGTCTGGGGCACCGCCTGGTCCATCGTGATGTTCGTGCTGGCCGTGTGGTGGGGCACCGCGACGTTCCGCCGCGAGAACGCCTGA
- a CDS encoding YciI family protein: protein MSTTRDYVLLLHGDEREWRDADEAAVAQAYGEHDEFSRLCGERGHEILGGEELRLSETSLVVRSREGEVQVTEGPFTETVEQLGGYYVIRTADVQDLARLAAMLAGTGAVEIRPIVRPTDQPQSGAAAAEQVAS from the coding sequence ATGAGCACCACCCGGGACTACGTGCTGCTGCTGCACGGCGACGAGCGCGAGTGGCGCGACGCCGACGAGGCCGCGGTGGCGCAGGCGTACGGCGAGCACGACGAGTTCTCCCGGCTGTGCGGTGAGCGCGGCCACGAGATCCTCGGCGGCGAGGAGCTGCGGCTCAGCGAGACGTCGCTGGTCGTGCGGTCCCGCGAGGGCGAGGTCCAGGTCACCGAGGGCCCGTTCACCGAGACCGTGGAGCAGCTCGGCGGCTACTACGTGATCCGGACCGCCGACGTGCAGGACCTCGCGCGGCTCGCCGCCATGCTCGCCGGTACCGGCGCCGTCGAGATCCGGCCGATCGTGCGCCCCACCGACCAGCCGCAGTCCGGCGCGGCGGCCGCCGAGCAGGTGGCGTCGTGA
- a CDS encoding YciI family protein, which produces MKFLVLIYQDESVWRDATPAEQERYYAEHEAFSAAVPERGCTMLAGEALVGVASATTVRRRGEHVDISEGPFAETAEQLGGFYLLDAPDLDAVTDLCRLLPEYTLEIRPVADMD; this is translated from the coding sequence GTGAAGTTCCTCGTGCTCATCTACCAGGACGAGTCGGTCTGGCGCGACGCCACCCCCGCCGAGCAGGAGCGCTACTACGCCGAGCACGAGGCATTCTCCGCGGCCGTCCCCGAGCGTGGCTGCACGATGCTGGCCGGCGAGGCCCTGGTCGGCGTCGCGTCCGCGACGACGGTCCGTCGCCGCGGCGAGCACGTGGACATCTCGGAGGGGCCGTTCGCGGAGACCGCCGAGCAGCTCGGCGGCTTCTACCTGCTCGACGCCCCGGACCTCGACGCGGTGACCGACCTCTGCCGCCTGCTGCCCGAGTACACGCTCGAGATCCGTCCCGTCGCCGACATGGACTGA
- a CDS encoding RNA polymerase sigma factor, which yields MTDEDGGPVGAALELAWREHWGRLVGLVLRQTARADLAEDAVADAFAAAARTWPAAGVPTNPGGWLLTAARRRAVDVLRSEAVHRRKEPLVLVDAQLREEAAATVDPGAHVEDERLRLILTCCHPALAPDARVALTLRFVVGLDVPDIAALLLLQEPTAAARLTRAKKRLATTGIRLTTPPPERLEERLEAVATVLYLLFTAGYHPGPRDRGLRVDLADEAIRLTRLLDEQLPGRPTTRALLALLLLQHSRRGSRTDADGALVLLPDQDRSRWDHDDIDAGLTLLAGLAPTTGRAEEYRLQALIAAEHARATTADATRWPVIARHYAALEAHTGSPVVRLARAVAVAEADGPAAGLTLLDGLEALLPHHHRLPAVRAELLARLGRREAALASFDRALALVRSDAERRHLTERAAAVRAPAAP from the coding sequence GTGACGGACGAGGACGGCGGGCCGGTCGGGGCGGCCCTGGAGCTCGCGTGGCGCGAGCACTGGGGCCGCCTCGTCGGCCTCGTCCTGCGGCAGACGGCCCGCGCCGACCTGGCCGAGGACGCGGTCGCCGACGCGTTCGCGGCCGCGGCGCGCACCTGGCCGGCGGCGGGCGTCCCGACGAACCCGGGCGGGTGGCTGCTCACGGCCGCACGCCGGCGAGCGGTCGACGTGCTGCGCTCGGAGGCGGTCCACCGGCGCAAGGAGCCGCTCGTCCTGGTCGACGCGCAGCTCCGCGAGGAGGCGGCGGCGACGGTCGACCCGGGCGCCCACGTCGAGGACGAGCGCCTGCGGCTGATCCTCACCTGCTGCCACCCGGCGCTCGCCCCGGACGCCCGCGTGGCCCTGACGCTGCGCTTCGTCGTCGGCCTCGACGTGCCCGACATCGCGGCGCTCCTCCTGCTCCAGGAGCCGACGGCGGCCGCGCGCCTGACCCGAGCGAAGAAGCGCCTCGCGACCACGGGCATCCGGCTCACGACGCCGCCGCCCGAGCGCCTCGAGGAGCGCCTCGAGGCGGTCGCGACGGTCCTGTACCTGCTGTTCACGGCCGGCTACCACCCCGGTCCCCGCGACCGCGGCCTGCGGGTGGACCTCGCCGACGAGGCCATCCGCCTCACGCGCCTTCTCGACGAGCAGCTGCCCGGCCGCCCGACGACCCGCGCGCTGCTCGCGCTCCTGCTGCTCCAGCACTCGCGGCGCGGGTCACGGACCGACGCGGACGGCGCCCTCGTCCTGCTGCCGGACCAGGACCGGTCCCGCTGGGACCACGACGACATCGACGCCGGTCTGACGCTCCTCGCCGGCCTGGCGCCGACCACGGGGCGCGCGGAGGAGTACCGGCTCCAGGCGCTCATCGCCGCGGAGCACGCCCGCGCGACGACGGCGGACGCGACCCGGTGGCCCGTCATCGCGCGCCACTACGCGGCGCTCGAGGCGCACACCGGGTCGCCCGTCGTGCGGCTGGCACGCGCGGTCGCGGTGGCGGAGGCCGACGGTCCGGCGGCGGGTCTCACGCTCCTGGACGGGCTGGAAGCCCTGCTCCCGCACCACCACCGCCTGCCCGCGGTGCGCGCCGAGCTGCTCGCTCGCCTCGGCCGGCGCGAGGCGGCGCTCGCGTCGTTCGACCGGGCGCTCGCCCTCGTCCGCAGCGACGCCGAGCGCCGACACCTCACCGAGCGCGCCGCCGCGGTGCGGGCGCCGGCGGCACCCTGA
- a CDS encoding TetR/AcrR family transcriptional regulator translates to MTQDPKDPQDSIGAATRALADATASLTRLLGEHARSVMPEVGEAVASSLREAARGLAEASEAASRATTSGGSSAEERRRQKVDRTRADLLEAAARVIAAKGYEGASVGDIAAEAGYTKGAVYAHFGSKEEVFLALASDMLRVTIDSPGATIPGVTVDGVDQDAVAEWLTSVMDDHRILLSLEFLAYGLRHPEASGELARLHVTSHEVLADQIAEVRRARRGDDAEPGTTQDDFDTALAVISVINVATLEGRLTGSPRLSPRAGARVIAKLLG, encoded by the coding sequence ATGACCCAGGACCCGAAGGACCCCCAGGACTCGATCGGCGCGGCGACCCGCGCGCTCGCGGACGCCACGGCCAGCCTGACCCGGCTCCTGGGCGAGCACGCGCGCTCCGTGATGCCCGAGGTGGGCGAGGCCGTCGCGTCGTCGCTGCGGGAGGCGGCCCGCGGCCTCGCCGAAGCCTCCGAGGCGGCGTCGCGGGCGACGACGTCGGGCGGCTCCTCCGCCGAGGAGCGGCGACGCCAGAAGGTCGACCGCACGCGCGCCGACCTGCTGGAGGCGGCCGCGCGGGTGATCGCGGCGAAGGGCTACGAGGGCGCGTCGGTGGGCGACATCGCCGCCGAGGCCGGGTACACGAAGGGCGCCGTGTACGCGCACTTCGGGTCGAAGGAGGAGGTCTTCCTCGCGCTCGCGTCGGACATGCTCCGGGTCACGATCGACTCACCCGGCGCCACCATCCCGGGGGTCACGGTCGACGGGGTCGACCAGGACGCGGTCGCGGAGTGGCTCACCAGCGTGATGGACGACCACCGCATCCTGCTCTCGCTCGAGTTCCTCGCCTACGGGCTGCGCCATCCCGAGGCGTCGGGGGAGCTCGCTCGCCTGCACGTGACCTCGCACGAGGTGCTCGCGGACCAGATCGCCGAGGTGCGCCGGGCGCGGCGCGGCGACGACGCCGAGCCCGGCACCACGCAGGACGACTTCGACACCGCGCTCGCGGTCATCAGCGTCATCAACGTGGCGACGCTGGAGGGCCGGCTCACCGGGTCGCCGCGCCTGTCGCCGCGGGCCGGCGCGCGCGTCATCGCGAAGCTGCTGGGCTGA
- a CDS encoding ABC transporter ATP-binding protein produces MTSEVLLRVRGLSKRYGGPQGVQANDGVDLDLAAGQVVGLLGHNGAGKTTLVHQVVGLVRPDAGSITLAGVDAVARPEVARRLTSIQAQANVPITGLTPRRAIELVGRIRGGERSRVRRRAEALLDALDLGPWADTPAEKVSGGIARLTAFAMTAVQPGALVVLDEPTNDVDPVRRRLLWEQIRGLADAGHAVLLVTHNVREAERVVDHLAILDHGVVLATDTPAGLTASLRGSLTLDLDLADDAPVAWHPAVRPGATGRLRAAGVVPADRAADVVAWAQAQVDSGRAERYALTPASLEDVYVHLVGEAQHTTTTEEVAA; encoded by the coding sequence ATGACCTCCGAGGTGCTGCTCCGCGTTCGCGGGCTGAGCAAGCGGTACGGCGGGCCCCAGGGCGTCCAGGCCAACGACGGGGTGGACCTGGACCTGGCCGCCGGGCAGGTCGTGGGCCTGCTCGGCCACAACGGCGCGGGCAAGACGACGCTCGTGCACCAGGTGGTGGGCCTGGTGCGGCCGGACGCCGGATCCATCACGCTCGCCGGTGTGGACGCGGTCGCGCGGCCCGAGGTCGCGCGGCGGCTGACGTCGATCCAGGCGCAAGCCAACGTGCCGATCACCGGGCTCACTCCGCGCCGCGCCATCGAGCTCGTCGGCCGCATCCGCGGGGGCGAGCGCTCCCGGGTGCGGCGGCGCGCGGAGGCCCTCCTCGACGCGCTGGACCTGGGCCCGTGGGCGGACACGCCGGCCGAGAAGGTCTCCGGCGGCATCGCGCGGCTCACCGCGTTCGCGATGACGGCCGTGCAGCCCGGCGCCCTCGTCGTGCTCGACGAGCCCACGAACGACGTCGACCCGGTGCGACGGCGCCTGCTCTGGGAGCAGATCCGGGGCCTGGCCGACGCGGGCCACGCGGTGCTGCTCGTCACGCACAACGTCCGCGAGGCCGAGCGTGTGGTGGACCACCTGGCCATCCTCGACCACGGCGTCGTGCTCGCGACGGACACGCCCGCCGGCCTGACCGCCTCGCTGCGCGGCTCCCTGACGCTCGACCTCGACCTCGCCGACGACGCCCCCGTCGCCTGGCACCCGGCCGTGCGCCCCGGCGCGACCGGACGTCTGCGCGCGGCGGGCGTCGTGCCTGCCGACCGGGCGGCCGACGTCGTCGCGTGGGCGCAGGCGCAGGTCGACTCCGGGCGCGCCGAGCGGTACGCCCTGACCCCAGCCTCGCTCGAGGACGTGTACGTCCACCTGGTCGGCGAGGCCCAGCACACCACCACCACCGAGGAGGTCGCGGCATGA
- a CDS encoding ABC transporter permease produces MTALPLTGPLTTGTPLPAGPRTALRQTLLLMQWQFRRQTQYLPLMVVVQAFIAVATVIGYGLLVGDPDPRTALYLATGAPTITLITIGLVLTPQLLSQSRTEGSLDWLRTLPVPRAAFLASDLLVWTLLALPGMVLGIVAGLLRFDIDLAPAPWLVPAALLVSLTAASVGYAIASLLPPALAQLVTQALVFVVLLFSPVSYPAERMPQWLQDAHAWLPIEPMAQLVRTGLAPDAFDISGRSLAVLVTWCVGSVVLAVLALRKRA; encoded by the coding sequence ATGACCGCGCTGCCCCTGACCGGTCCCCTCACGACCGGCACGCCCCTGCCTGCCGGTCCGCGGACCGCCCTGCGCCAGACGCTGCTGCTGATGCAGTGGCAGTTCCGCCGCCAGACGCAGTACCTGCCGCTCATGGTCGTGGTGCAGGCGTTCATCGCCGTGGCGACCGTGATCGGCTACGGCCTGCTCGTCGGGGATCCCGACCCACGGACCGCCCTGTACCTGGCCACCGGTGCGCCGACCATCACGCTGATCACGATCGGGCTGGTCCTCACCCCGCAGCTGCTCTCTCAGTCGCGCACCGAGGGGAGCCTCGACTGGCTCCGCACGCTGCCCGTGCCACGCGCCGCGTTCCTCGCGTCCGACCTGCTCGTCTGGACCCTGCTCGCGCTGCCCGGCATGGTGCTCGGCATCGTCGCCGGACTGCTGCGCTTCGACATCGACCTCGCGCCCGCGCCGTGGCTCGTTCCCGCGGCCCTGCTCGTCTCCCTGACCGCCGCCTCCGTCGGGTACGCGATCGCCTCGCTCCTCCCGCCGGCGCTCGCCCAGCTCGTCACGCAGGCGCTGGTGTTCGTGGTCCTCCTGTTCTCGCCGGTGAGCTACCCCGCGGAGCGCATGCCGCAGTGGCTGCAGGACGCGCACGCCTGGCTCCCCATCGAGCCCATGGCGCAGCTGGTCCGCACCGGCCTGGCGCCCGACGCGTTCGACATCTCCGGACGGTCCCTGGCGGTCCTGGTCACGTGGTGCGTCGGGTCCGTCGTGCTCGCCGTGCTCGCGCTGCGCAAGCGCGCGTGA
- a CDS encoding GyrI-like domain-containing protein, whose product MKVDLKRELGTYTARRGTFSLVTVPPASFLMVDGHGDPNTSSAYRDAVSSLYPLAYALKFLSKVELGRDYTVMPLEALWWAQDMAAFTSRRDKAQWDWTLMILAPSWLGAEHVEAARATVARKGGAPTLDDVRLEELDEGLSVQTLHVGPYDDEGPVLDALHHEFVPAQGLSLTGRHHEIYLSDPRRTAPARLRTILRQPVTR is encoded by the coding sequence ATGAAGGTCGACCTCAAGCGCGAGCTGGGCACCTACACGGCCCGGCGCGGGACGTTCTCGCTCGTCACCGTGCCGCCCGCGAGCTTTCTCATGGTGGACGGCCACGGCGACCCGAACACGTCGTCGGCGTACCGCGACGCGGTGAGCTCGCTCTACCCGCTGGCGTACGCGCTGAAGTTCCTCAGCAAGGTCGAGCTCGGCCGCGACTACACCGTCATGCCGCTCGAGGCGCTGTGGTGGGCGCAGGACATGGCCGCGTTCACCAGCCGGCGGGACAAGGCGCAGTGGGACTGGACGCTGATGATCCTGGCGCCGTCGTGGCTGGGCGCCGAGCACGTCGAGGCCGCCCGGGCCACGGTCGCCCGCAAGGGCGGCGCGCCGACCCTCGACGACGTCCGCCTCGAGGAGCTGGACGAGGGTCTGAGCGTCCAGACGCTCCACGTCGGCCCGTACGACGACGAGGGCCCGGTGCTCGACGCGCTGCACCACGAGTTCGTCCCCGCGCAGGGCCTGAGCCTGACGGGCAGACACCACGAGATCTACCTCAGCGACCCCCGGCGCACGGCGCCCGCGAGGCTGCGGACGATCCTGCGCCAACCGGTCACGCGCTGA